The following are encoded together in the Ezakiella massiliensis genome:
- a CDS encoding VanW family protein — MNKKTIITTSIILALLILAGAIYYFYNNQKEAEKKRQILSSDLIYDGISVDNIDLSKKTRDQALEEVKSQVESILNKNFKIIIDENNYESTLKDLGLEIDYTKAVDDAYNFGRRGSSESRLAIINEARENPINFETKTSINSDTLKAYIENINKQLLKEPVEAHVEFTEEGFNIIEGENGVEIDAEDLAKKIKDAVKSGDESVTADVKVKEAKTSNEMLGRINGVIGEFQTPLGNGTQGRNENIRLSCKRISDRVIMPGESISFNDEMGEITAQNGYKMASTIVGGKYVDSLGGGLCQTSTTLYNALVRADVEIIERHPHSIAAPYVAVGADAAVWKGAKDLKFRNNWDFPIIIKSWVDNKNIYFKIYGDTKEKNYDIDLQTTIVSTTPRGRVERQTDALQAGQERVISGGRDGINAISTKIYKQNGQKIKELGYLKSSYPMQNAIVEVGTGTAQPDPNAGEENSAGENSETEGSDVDENPVDTIDLIQ, encoded by the coding sequence ATGAATAAAAAAACAATAATCACGACTTCAATTATACTTGCTTTATTAATTTTAGCAGGTGCCATATATTATTTTTACAATAATCAAAAAGAAGCGGAGAAGAAAAGGCAAATTTTATCTAGCGACCTAATTTATGATGGAATTAGCGTTGATAATATTGACTTGTCCAAAAAGACTAGAGACCAAGCATTGGAAGAGGTTAAGTCACAGGTTGAAAGTATTTTAAATAAAAATTTTAAAATTATAATTGATGAAAACAACTACGAAAGCACTTTAAAAGATCTTGGCCTGGAAATAGATTATACCAAGGCAGTAGATGATGCCTATAATTTTGGTAGAAGAGGGTCTAGTGAATCTAGGCTTGCTATTATAAATGAGGCTAGGGAAAATCCTATCAACTTTGAAACTAAGACCAGTATTAATTCCGATACTCTAAAGGCTTATATAGAAAATATAAATAAACAACTTTTAAAAGAGCCTGTTGAAGCTCATGTTGAGTTTACCGAAGAGGGATTTAATATCATAGAAGGCGAAAATGGAGTAGAAATAGATGCTGAAGACTTGGCAAAGAAGATTAAAGATGCAGTAAAATCTGGAGATGAGAGCGTCACAGCAGATGTCAAAGTAAAAGAAGCCAAGACTTCTAACGAAATGCTTGGAAGAATAAATGGAGTCATTGGAGAATTTCAAACTCCACTGGGAAATGGAACTCAAGGCAGGAATGAAAATATAAGATTATCTTGCAAGAGAATAAGTGACAGGGTTATTATGCCGGGAGAGAGTATTTCATTTAACGATGAGATGGGAGAGATAACCGCGCAGAACGGTTACAAGATGGCTTCTACTATTGTAGGAGGAAAATATGTAGACTCTTTGGGCGGTGGCCTTTGCCAAACATCAACTACTCTTTACAATGCTCTTGTTAGGGCAGATGTAGAAATTATTGAAAGACACCCGCACTCGATTGCAGCTCCATATGTTGCAGTTGGAGCAGATGCTGCTGTGTGGAAGGGCGCCAAGGATTTAAAATTTAGAAATAATTGGGATTTTCCAATAATTATTAAGTCTTGGGTCGATAACAAAAATATATATTTTAAAATATACGGTGACACCAAAGAAAAGAATTACGATATTGATTTGCAAACTACAATTGTTTCAACCACACCTAGGGGGCGGGTTGAAAGACAAACAGACGCGCTTCAAGCAGGACAGGAAAGAGTCATTAGTGGAGGCAGGGATGGCATTAATGCAATTTCCACAAAAATTTACAAACAAAATGGGCAAAAGATCAAGGAGCTAGGTTACTTGAAAAGCTCTTACCCAATGCAAAATGCTATTGTAGAAGTAGGGACAGGGACTGCCCAACCAGATCCAAATGCTGGCGAAGAAAATTCAGCCGGTGAAAATTCAGAGACAGAAGGATCAGATGTCGACGAAAATCCTGTGGACACAATTGACCTAATTCAATAA
- a CDS encoding type II secretion system F family protein translates to MIYNYIEETRDGYKLGIGPIKEPLDKYISIKPLIESKRESYRFLKGIEILISQGVDIYTAVGVLRNSDEYKKESATLDKIYKKMSEGQSFYMALKLSTRLPAYYLNLIKVAELSDDLLEPMREANRILERGKSVKRKVFNAVSYPAFLFFLSLLMLIVMSNFILPMFASLYEGFDADLPKVTKVAIGIGKALSNNLIYFLAIIFIIYIGLGFLYMVSYDFYMLVETYKYKYSLFRKLRQDYFLEAFFKKFNILYSRLENTYASLGHISSSEENLFLRLNLIKLTNEVQAGKDFVSIGSESYVFTEFSTALFTGVMTSEAMKEVSANLADLYKESVDNRLENLAKWISPIITLIVGVIIGIMAIGIVAPMFNLANII, encoded by the coding sequence ATGATATATAATTACATTGAAGAGACACGAGACGGCTACAAGCTAGGCATAGGTCCCATAAAAGAGCCGCTTGATAAATATATCTCCATAAAACCCTTGATTGAAAGTAAAAGAGAAAGCTATAGGTTCTTAAAGGGGATTGAAATTTTAATTTCTCAAGGTGTAGACATCTACACTGCAGTTGGCGTTTTGAGAAATTCAGATGAATACAAAAAAGAAAGTGCGACCCTGGATAAAATTTATAAAAAAATGTCAGAGGGACAAAGTTTTTATATGGCCTTGAAACTTTCAACCAGGTTGCCTGCTTATTATTTAAATTTAATAAAAGTTGCAGAGCTCAGTGATGATTTGCTGGAACCGATGAGAGAGGCAAACAGGATTTTAGAGAGAGGCAAGTCTGTAAAAAGAAAGGTTTTTAATGCCGTATCATATCCTGCGTTTCTGTTTTTCTTATCCTTGCTTATGCTGATTGTAATGAGCAATTTTATACTTCCTATGTTTGCATCGCTCTATGAAGGCTTTGATGCAGATTTACCGAAAGTGACTAAGGTCGCCATAGGAATCGGCAAGGCTTTGTCAAATAATTTAATCTATTTTCTTGCAATAATTTTTATTATCTATATAGGTCTTGGATTTCTGTACATGGTCTCATATGATTTTTACATGCTAGTGGAGACCTACAAGTACAAGTATTCATTATTTAGAAAACTCAGACAAGATTATTTTTTAGAAGCATTTTTTAAAAAGTTTAACATTTTGTATTCTAGACTAGAAAACACTTATGCTTCTTTGGGCCACATAAGTAGTTCTGAAGAAAATTTATTTTTAAGATTAAATCTTATAAAGCTTACAAATGAAGTCCAAGCAGGCAAAGACTTTGTAAGCATAGGATCCGAATCTTATGTATTTACTGAATTTTCGACTGCACTTTTTACTGGCGTTATGACAAGCGAAGCTATGAAAGAAGTTTCAGCAAATCTGGCAGATTTATACAAAGAATCTGTGGATAATAGGTTAGAAAATTTGGCCAAGTGGATATCACCAATTATAACATTGATAGTTGGAGTAATTATTGGTATAATGGCTATAGGAATTGTTGCTCCGATGTTTAATTTGGCAAATATAATTTAA